ctccattcactcattcactaactccattcactcattcactcattcactccctcactcacttactcactaaaTCACTCACTAactccattcactcattcactcactcactcactcactcactcactcactcactcactcactcactcactcactcactcactcattcactcactcactcactcactcactcactcactcactcactcactcactcactcactcactcactcactcactcactcactcactcactcactcactcactcactcactcattcactcgctcgctcgctcgcgcatTTTAAGGTCATATCACacggaaattttgtcaatttttgagcgcattgtcgattttccagtcataCTCAAAGCAAATTAAtgaaagtatgtatttatgtaaaataaattTGTTagaaaattgacagaaaaagtgctagtgtgacagaacctttactcacttactcactcactcattcactcactctcacaggtcagcagatagacagacacagacagacagacagacagacagacagacagacagacagacagacaccgacagacaaacacagacagacagacacaggcagacagacgcagatagacagacacagacagacagacacagacagacagacagacagacagacagacacagacagacagacgcagacagacaaacagacagacagacagacacaccgacagacagacacagatagacagacagacagacagacagacagacagacagacagacagacagacagacagacagacaggcgcagGCAAGCAAGAGGGAGGCCGGCGTGATTCATTGATAAGAATCATGACTACTGCTTCTgttatcctcttctttcctcaccaCAACTACTGgtaccagcacccccccccctcttccctcttttccttcgttatgtcctcctcctccccttccttctccttctttttctttttctttttctccttctcctgttcctcctcctcctcctttggcttcttcttcatccttctcctattcatcttctcctcctcctcatcctcttctatctcttctttctcttcccccaccgcctcctcctccttctcttaatcATTTCATATCTgcaatcctcctcctcacctcctcttcctcatccttctccagtccacctcgtcttcctcatcttcgtctgcattcctccttctcctcctgctcctcctccttttccttctccatctcctttttcttcttcttcttcttcctcctcctcctcctcttcttcttcttcttcttcttcttcttcttcttcttcttcttcttgttcttcttcttcttcttcttcttcttcttcttcttcttcttcttcgtgttcttcttcttcctcttcttcttcttcttcttcctcctcctcctcctcctcctcctcctcctcctcctcctcctcctcctcctcctcctcctcctccttctcctcctccttctcctcctcctcctcctcctcctcctcctcctcctcctcttcctcctcctcctcctcctaccgcaTGACCTTGCAGATGCTTGTAAAATACCTTCCTTGCAGGGCTGATAAAACGGGCCCCGGTCACGAAGGCCGGCGGCGGCAGCACAGCCCCCTCGCCGTCGGGATCTGCCGCGGGCCCCCGGGCTCCGATTCACGGCCGTCGCTCATTTGTTTCTTCTCGACGCCTTGAAGGATCCCGCGTGGCCTAGGGCGTCGGGGGTCGGTTTagggcgtgtttgtgcgtgtgtgtgtgtttgtgtgtgtttgtgtttgtgtgtgcgtgtgcgtgtgcgtgtgcgtgtgcgtgtgcgtgtgcgtgtgcgtgtgagtgtgagtgtgagtgtgagtgtgtgtgagtgtgagtgtgagtgtgtgcgtgtgcgtgtgcgtgtgcgtgtgcgtgtgcgtgtgcgtgtgtgagtgtgagtgtgagtgtgtgtgtgtgtgtgtgtgtgtgtgtgttagagagagagagggaaagagaaagtggaagagaaagagaaagagagaagggggagggagggagagaagatgacgagagagagagagaggggggataggtagagggagaagaggaagaatggtagAGATTAGATGGTTTTGATGTTGTGAGTGTTGTTATTTTAAGGGTTGTTAAGATTATTGTTTGATCGTTGTTGTGAGTTCTGGGCTTGTCGTTGAGATGATTAGCTTTATGTccgtgttttgttattttttttattgggaaaataggaaggaaatggagagaaaaatgcGTGCAGATTTTAAAGAGTGGACCTTCGCCATCTCCTCGCAGCCTTCGTCGCCGCCGCTCCCTCCCGCCACGGTCGTCGGTGCTGCGGCCGGAGGAATCCCATTGTCGGGATACTTGCGTGGTGGAACGgtgtcatttattttgttttattttatttgatttattgttgttttttttgtttgtaccGGTTGTGGGATCGTGTGCgatgattctgtctgtctgtctgtctgtttgtctgtctgtctgtctctgtctctctctctctatctatctatctatctctatctctctctgtctccctctccctctccctttccctttccctccctctccctctccctctccctccgcctcccgtgGCAGCCGTAACAGGCAACGAAAAGGTAAACACAAGATACACGTGGGTGTTACGCAATGCAACGTGACGTTCGGggcttcctttgtgtgtgtgtgtgtgtgtgtgtgtgtgtgtgtgtgtgtgtgtgtgtgtgtgtgtgtgtgtgtgtgtgtgtgtgtgtgtgtgtgtgtgtgtgtgtgtgtgtgtgtgtgtatttatgtctgtgtttgtgagcgtgctttgttgttgtttttttattatttttttattgatttatttgcttTAGCGTTTGGTGTCGTTTCTTGTCTGTTTTGATCTGGATTTCCGTGTTTTGCTCTCGCGGCTAAATCGGTATTCTagtttgggggggcgggggggtaagggggggttttggtgagtgtttgtgtgcttcTGTCCTTTGgctggatgtttgtttgtttgtttgtttgttgtcttgtcTGAGTGCATTGTATTCTTTATAAAAAACGAATTGGTCCCGGCATGCGGTGAATGCCAGCTATTGCCAACGGATGAGTTTGCGttttcttgagtttttttttctcttttatctttaaaaaaaaactgcaatacCGCGAGTAGATGAGACAAGGAGACCGAAAGGCAGAGGGTTGCAAAGAGGGAGGCtgacgcttttttttcttcttctttgcttatcttctgctctctcttcctttcctttctctttgtttttctttttttcttttcttttatttttctcttattttttctttcttttcttttcttggtctttcctttttctgtttcttttcttttctttaatttctgttcttctcttctcttctcttctcttctcttctcttctcttctcttctcttctcttctcttctcttctcttctcttctcttctcttctcttctcttctcttctcttctcttctcttctcttctcttctcttctcttctcttctcttctcttctcttctcgtcttctctcttctcttctcttctcgtatcGTTTCgtctcgtcttttcttttgtcttccgcATTTTTCAGACTTGATATGTGTTTTTATGGGTGAAATAGCATCGGTAAGTAAAAggttgaaaaaagggagaaaggggggaggagaggaagagggtgaatgagagagagagagagagagaaagaaagaaagaaagaaagaaagaaagaaagaaagaaagaaagaaagaaagaaagaaagaaagaaagaaagaaagagagagagagagagagagagagagagagagagagagagagagagagagagagagagagagagagagagagagagagagagagagagaaagagagagagagagagataaagataaagataaagataaagataaagaaagatgaagagagggaggagagggagagggagagggaagagggcaaggaagaggagggagagtgatagcCATTCGCCCGTCCCGTTGGTTGGCTTCCCCCACCGCACTAGCCTGTCTTCTTTcgcggaagagggagggcgatCCAGGCAGCTGGCAGGAGGTAGAGAGTAGCGTGTacagagtgaagggaggagatggcAAGACAAGGCGATGAGGAGAATATAAGAacagatgggagagaagagaagagaggaaaggagagaagagaagagaagaggagacagacgaGACAAGCAAGATTAAGAAAATGTaggaaagaacaggagagaggagaggagatgaggggagagaacaTGAGATGACatgacagaaggagaggagaggagaacagagaggagaagagagaggagaagagagaggagaagagagaggagaagagaaaggagaagagagaggagaagagagaggagaggagcggagagaggagcggagagaggagcggagagaggagcggagagaggagcggagagaggagaggagagaggagaggagagaggagaggagaggagaggagaggagaggagaggagaggaggaaatatgaaaattataagaaatataaagGCACTTGAAAAGAtaaattagataaagaaaaaaggttgATTTTTAAGGTATTTTTGATCCGAGATGACACTAACTTATCGGCTTGTCACGAAAAATGCGAAGTATAGATCTGGAACTTCTTCGCTGTTTTGTATGAACCTATTTACCAGTTAAGAGACGATGTAACTATTGGAAAAGTTACGCTAGCAGAAACGTTctcgtgattaaaaaaaaaaagtgggttaTGGTTGTTGTCTGACCTTTATACACTAATTATTGAGGCATAATAAGGCcgatagattaaaaaatatatattgataaccaGTCTCAATGCATGGAAATAAGCGTGATCTGCTGTGACCCCATTTAATGAGGATGGTGTAGGAATGTAGTTGAGgtcatatattaaatattaaaaacgtaagttcttgttattatttgattCGCTTGCGTTTACTTCgctttatttttatgtgtttgcAGACGTTGGATGGACGGTACGTTATGATGCGTAATTAACTTTGATCGTTGTTTCCCCCTTTGCTGAAAACGCACAGGAAAATTGTATCCGAATTTATATGTTGTGTCTTTTGAGAAGCTTTAGGAAATGACCCGTCAAAGAAGGCGAAAAAAATGGCTTTATTTTAAGATTATATTTAACCAAGCCAGGAGGTCAACGAAGAGTACTCacgcccttcctttctctttccagaCAGCGAGCGGAGGCGCCCATGATGCCGGCGCGAGGTCACGGCGAGCGCAGCAGTAGGTGACCCTTGACCCAGCGGAAGGCGAGCATGTCCTGGCGCGTGTGGCTGCGGGTCCTACCGTCGCcgcgctgaggaggaggaggaggaggaggaggaggagaaaagggaaggaagagagagaaagagcggaagaggaagaacgcTCGGATTCCGCCGTCAGCGCCGGCTATCAAGGAGGAGTGCATTCCGAGGACGCGGCtgctgacggaggaggaggaggaggaggaggaggaggagggcggcgcgCGGCGAGGGGCGGGGGCGCAGCATGGACGGAGCGCGGCACTCCGCCGACACGCGCAACATCCCACACATGCAGCTCTTCCACCATCTCAAGCAGAAGTTCCCGGACCTCAAGGACAACGACGTCAACGAAAGCATACAgaaggtgggcgtgggcgtggttcgtgtttgtgtgtgtgtgtgagtttgtgtgtgagtttgtgtgtgagttagtgtgtgagttagtgtgtgagtgtgtgtgtgtgtgtgtgtgtgtgagtgtgtgagtgtgtgagtgtgtgagtgtgtgtgtgtgtgtgtgtgtgggtgggtgagtgagtgtgtgtgtgtgtgtgtgtgtgtgtgtgtgtgtgtgtgtgtgtgtgtgtgtgtgtgagtgtgagtgtgagtgtgagtgtgagtgtgagtgtgtgagtgtgagtgtgagtgtgagtgtgagtgtgtgagtgtgagtgtgagtgagtgtgagtgagtgtgagtgtgagtgtgagtgtgagtgtgagtgtgtgtgtatgtgtatgtgtatgtgtgggcgcgcgcggCGCATATgcgcgtgagagagtgagagagtgagtatcaGTGTGTGAGGTGTATTTATGAGTGAGTATGAGGGTTATTGTGATTGATTGTGAGGAATATGTGAGaggatgaatgagtgtgtgttgtgtgtgtgttgtgtgtgtgttgtgtgtgtgttgtgtgtgtgtgtgtgtgtgtgtgtgtgtgtgtgttgtgtgtgtgttgtgtgtgtgttgggtgtgtgtgttgtgtgtgttgtgcaagtgtgtgtgttgtgtatgtgttgtgtgtgtgttgtgtgtgttgtgtgtgtgtgtgtgtgtgtgtgtgtgtgtgtgtgtgtgtgtgtgtgtgtgtgtgtgtgagtgtgagtgtgagtgtgagtgtgagtgtgagtgtgagtgtgagtgagtgagtgagtgagtgagtgagtgagtgagtgagtgtgtgtgagtgtgagtgtgagtgtgtgtgtgtatgtgtgtgtgtgtgtgtgtgtgtgtgtgtgtgtgtgtgtgtgtgtgtgtgtgtgtgtgtgtttgtgtgtttgtgtgtttgtgtttgtgtgtgtgtgtgtgtgagtgtctgagtgtgtgagtgtgtgagtgagtgagtgtgtgagtgtgtgtgtgtgtgtgtgtgtgtgtgtgtgtgtgtgtgtgtatttgcatgtgtgtgaatatgtgggaAGGGTTGCCTGCATGCATGTGTAAAAGAGAGTAGAAGCAGTCATGTCTCTATGCTATGTTGTAGTGGCAGAGAGGGGTTCTCACACTCAAAGATGTGAAAGTGTGTTTCAGAATGTTTGTTGTGTGTTCTTCAGACTTGCTACCCAGTGCGTGAGTTGTGTACCAgttagtgtgtatatgtaataagtCAGTGTCCATGTgccgtgtgcatgtgggtgtgtgaagCCAAAAAAACCTCCCTGCCACCTTTCTTGGTAAATGTGGTCCCTCTCTTGTGTGTCTACTTAAGTAAATGTGTTGATGTGTGAGAGCAAATAGAAAATCGGCATCCTTCCCCAACTGCAGGCGTGTTTACCTGAATTTATAGTTCAGCAAATTATATATGAGACAGCTTGGTTGATAGATCAAGGAGGAAGTGGTTTATTCTCACTTGGTATTTTCAAGTTGTCATTTTAGTTCATTAAAAAAATCACCTAGTTTTTTTACGCTCATTATACACAGAACAACTTGCCATCATAAGatgcctcctctttttttttagacACATGACTTTGATTGATCAAAGTTTGATAGAATGCTATTCTGGGAAACACAGAGTGGGTAACATAAGGTTATGCCTTTTTAGATCAGTTTGTCTGGTTAAGATCTCGCACACACAAGGTCAAGCTCATAGGGGTGAGGTCATGTATGGAGCGGCGCcacaggaggaggtgggaggagtaaGTGTTGCAAGCTTAGTCATAAAGTCCGCCATGAAGGTGAGgtgtgtgcgggggtgggggtgtgggatggGGCTTTGGGGTGGGTAGAGTTGGGGGAGTGGGAGTATGGGGgcatggaagggggagaaaggttgTGAGATTTTCTGCTGGAAGGTGAATTAggtaagagggaatgagagatgcagagggagggagagaatgaagaggaggtgggaagggtgagGTGTGAAAGCAGAAAATTTGTTGTGGAAGTGAGGTTGTGAAGATGATACAAATAGAGGGTTGGGGGTTAGAAGAAATATATTGTATAAGCAGGCAAGATGGTTTTATTGGAACCTGAAACCAGTTTAGCATGTATTTGCCATTATTATTCCGAGGTATTGCCTGGTATGTCTTTCACACTAATTTCAGATACATATTTGCCTGTCATTATGATTTCCCTTTGTCAGCACTTTAATACAGTTACAGTTATTCATAAATTCGTGTAAGTTGATCAGTAGAGCACAAGGAAGTGAAATAAAGAGTATAGTAGTACAGAAAAGGATACTTGATAGACAAAAATGTTTGGCTGATCTGGGGGAAATGGGGGTGCCAGATGAGGGGATCAGGATAAAAGGAACATGTACAGGAAGagacaaggggaaaggaaagatgagtagtagatgaaggaaagaaaggagaaagaaagaaagtaatataAGAGGGAATTGGCAGAATGATGAGGCAGCAGAGGAGAAGCTAAGGCAAAATAGATATTGTGATAGTGAACCAGAATGAGGGTAGGTTATGGTATTTAGAAATATAGTTAGGAAAATGGTAAAAGAATGTTATATAGAAGGAGTTGGGTTATAAGGTGTATAAGATTATAAAGGGTTGATAGCAGGGAATGGTGTGGCAGATGTGCTTccataaacaagaagaaacaagaggGTATTGCAGTGTGTGGAAttagggaaagataaagagagaaaaggcagtgaatgtgggagaggtgagaggtgcaAGAAGAGGGATCTAGAGTGAGCTGTGAAGGTTCATTCTTGTGTTGTGACTATGTTTTCCTCTTATACAAGTTTTGATGGGTTAAAACTGTATTTGATCTTTATTTTGTGCCTATGGATGTGTTCAAACTGCTGCCCTGGAAAGTCTGATTCATTTTATCAGACATGTTGCTGTGGAGACTTAGGTGCTTCATAGTTTAGTGTTTTTTTGCTCTTAAAGTCACAACTCAGAATTACGTTTTTACATTTTTGATATCTGATTATCTTTTTAACAATGTCCTTGCAATTGGCATTACTGAGTGGGCCAGaccaatagcaataatatgattaatattttaCCCCAAAGATATAGCATATCTACCAATATCATTTCTAACATAGTATTTCTGGTTGATTAACACTTACATTATATGTTTTCCTGATGTTTTTACATTGACTGATATGACCTATACATTCAGCTTGAACTATTATTGTATTAACTTCATCTCTAATTTATTGAAAAATTTAACAAGCCCATGTTATTCTTTGGTTGCAGTATGGTTTGGATCGCGAGCGTTGTGAGGAAGAATTGTCGCAGAAGACGCACATCCACCATGGTGGATACTATGGCCCATGGGGACGCCCTGGcagttccctctcctcaccttcggCCTCCAGAGTCACCTCTCCCATCCGGACAGGCATCCCATCAACACCTACAACACCTGTCATCACCAGCAGCACAGCTGTCACTCCACTGTTACCCCACACGAATGCCACCCACCATGTGTTTGGTCCCCTACAGACCAGTGGCTACCTGCTGTACAGCTATGGACCAGGAATGGTAGCAGGACCAGGCCCAGTCTACACCTCGCCCAATACAACTACCATTGCAACCAGCCCTGTTTTTTTCCAGCCGCCAGTCAATAGTCCAGCTGGCTATGGGTGGCATCCCTCTGTCTCTAATGGTTTCCGAGGGGCAGCTGGTCCGCCTTCAAGACACCTGGTAGGAGGTGGAAGTGGCAGTGGGCCAGACACCCCGTACTCCTCTCGTGAAGCATCCAAGTCACGTTCCAGCACACCTGTTTTACCTAACTCTGCGCCAGTTGTGCCTAATTCATATGATCCATTCAGTGCATATGAAAATCACCCAGTCCTGCCAGAGCGACGCAGAAGTGCAGAAACCCAGTTCGATGGGAGAAGAGGACTCTTTTATAATGTACATAATCTTGAACAACATTTTGAAAGACTAAATGATAGTGCACATCAttccccaactcccccactcAACAATACCATTGACTCACTTTCTACCCCCATTACAACAACCACAACgacgatcaccaccaccacaagcaaCTGCGTAGAccccagcagcagcaacagcagcagtgtCAGTCGACCCCCCCCAGGTCCGAGACATGTCTCATCTATATATTTAACCCCTGTACTTCCACATGGCGCTCACCATATTCCTGGGCCTCCTTCAAGTGATGGCACAGTGTCAGTTTGTGGTCGGTCTTACACTTCTGTAAACCTTCAGCTAAGACAGCCGTCCACTGATCCTCAACCACCTATTCAAATCCGCAGTAGCGGTTCTTCTTTAACTTACTCCACTTCTTCTCTTGATCACCGCCATGGTTCACGCTCTTCCCTTCAGATATCCATAGGTCCCACTGGTGGCACTATCTCCGCTATGCGTACAAACCTTGACAATAAAAATTCCCAGGCCAACACAGCGTTCCACATCCAGTACAGCTCAGGTGCAAATGGTGGTTCCACTCCCACTGGGGCAGCATTCCCCACAACTGAAGATATAGTGGGGCAGGAGGGGGTACAAGGCCAGACGCGGCGCCCACAGACATGGTACATGTCTGACCCTCCTCCAGCAGAGTCCAGACCACGCAAGGCGTCCCTACCAGAGTGTGTGGGGCCTCCTGTGTCCTTGcaccccctccactacccccctaGTACTGATGCCCCACTGGGTTACTCAGAAGGAGAGCCTGTCTGGGCAGTGCCACCTGCCAGGCCAGACATGGCCTACACACAAGGTATAACAGCATGTCCTGGTGCTgtgtgtcccctctctctcccattgatGTGCTGCCTGACTCCACACTCACACAGCCCCACCACCTGTCCACTGTACTGTGGGGGCTGATTCTCCCAACTGTGTTGATGGGTTGCCCTTAGAGTGAAAACCCTCTAATGTTAGTTAATGTGGCTACTAACTGATTTTATACCAATTTTTCCCCCACGTGTGTAAAGTAGTATGGTTAGCTGGCTGTTAGATGTTCAATAACAAAGATATGAGTAATATTGTGTTTGGCTGTGTTGGGAATTTTTATTGgttttctattaatatatatattttttcctttttttggctcATTACCTGATGTGGCTTTTACTTGTTCAGATGTTTCTTTAATCTCTTGTTGAGTGCCTGCAGATGATTTGGTCTCTGCATGATGTTCATGGATTTAGAGAAAATAAGTCTTCAAGGGAACATTATATACCatacccctttttccttcttcatgtttttttttatttttgttttgttctcacAATATGGAACATTTAAGAATAATGTAGATTTAATACCTTGCTTAGATTGAGGAAATACTACACTCTGTGTAGATGGATAAGTAAAGCTTGATATTGTATGTTTTTAGACACCACAGGAATACAGTAATCAGAGACTGATGAAATAGGAACAGTTTAGCTGTAGTTATATAATGAATACACATTTTTATGGATAAAGGTCTCTTGCTTAAAATAAACTGTACTATGAAAGGTGTGATTTTAATTCCACACATCTTTTATCAAAATGCTTTCCCCATTCAACGTTCTATAATATTTATTTTGCAACACCCTTGACAGCGCTAGTGCAGGAACAGAATTTACGGAAAGAAAAGTTGAATGCAGAGCTGGCGAAACAAATAGAAGAGAAGGGTAAATTACAAAAGGAGGTAGATATGATGAGGCGGGAATTGGAATGGCGCGAACGACAACGGAAGCAGAATGCAGACAGAAACACGAAGGTAAGATCCTTCGGCTTTGGTTCCCATTGAATTTTTATGCATTGtgatttgattgatttttttttatttgtttaatggtGAGACATATCATTTATTAATGGCCTTCATATGACAAATTGTACTGACTGAATTAGTACATAATAATGTAATGTGCTTTCAGCTTTTTTTTAGTTTAAGGGATTCAGAAAatttcttatcctttccttttaTGTTGTTATCAGATAGAGTGATTTGTTTGAATATAAAGATTATCCTTTTGTAGCAATGCATTTCATGGTCCTTTagaaaaattatttattattaaataaattGGTTTGTGGAATGGATGGATCACTGTTTGGAAAGAATGGTGCCATGGGTCCGCATTGAAAGATAAATTACTACCAAAATTCGCAACAAAATTTTGGCTGAAATAATTCAACCatatcatttatcttttcatGATATGTATTTGTACCTTTTTTCTTTGCTGAAACAAAGAGAACCTGGATGCCAGAAATCCTCATTAGGGAGCCTTGCAAATATCTTTATTACTCTCATGTTCATAGATTTATTGAATTACATATGCATTTTACATGTTCTGGAATTCTATTGTTGTCTTATTCCTTTCCAGATGATAGAGGATGTACAGCAAGAAAATCAGAGATTACAGTCTGAATGttatgaaatggaaaataaaattttACGATTAGGTAAGCAGTAAGGCATGAAGTTGATAGGCTATTATATTTTGCCTCGAATACAGTTAAATGGTATAGATGGTTAGatggtatattatatattatatgttatatgttatatgttatatgttatatgttatatgttatatgttatatgttatatgttatatattatatattatatgttatatgttatatgttatatgttatatattatatattatatattatgcattatgcattatgcattatgcattatgcattatgcattatgcattatgcattatatattat
The Penaeus vannamei isolate JL-2024 unplaced genomic scaffold, ASM4276789v1 unanchor904, whole genome shotgun sequence genome window above contains:
- the LOC113826515 gene encoding TGF-beta-activated kinase 1 and MAP3K7-binding protein 2-like isoform X10; the encoded protein is MDGARHSADTRNIPHMQLFHHLKQKFPDLKDNDVNESIQKYGLDRERCEEELSQKTHIHHGGYYGPWGRPGSSLSSPSASRVTSPIRTGIPSTPTTPVITSSTAVTPLLPHTNATHHVFGPLQTSGYLLYSYGPGMVAGPGPVYTSPNTTTIATSPVFFQPPVNSPAGYGWHPSVSNGFRGAAGPPSRHLVGGGSGSGPDTPYSSREASKSRSSTPVLPNSAPVVPNSYDPFSAYENHPVLPERRRSAETQFDGRRGLFYNVHNLEQHFERLNDSAHHSPTPPLNNTIDSLSTPITTTTTTITTTTSNCVDPSSSNSSSVSRPPPGPRHVSSIYLTPVLPHGAHHIPGPPSSDGTVSVCGRSYTSVNLQLRQPSTDPQPPIQIRSSGSSLTYSTSSLDHRHGSRSSLQISIGPTGGTISAMRTNLDNKNSQANTAFHIQYSSGANGGSTPTGAAFPTTEDIVGQEGVQGQTRRPQTWYMSDPPPAESRPRKASLPECVGPPVSLHPLHYPPSTDAPLGYSEGEPVWAVPPARPDMAYTQALVQEQNLRKEKLNAELAKQIEEKGKLQKEVDMMRRELEWRERQRKQNADRNTKMIEDVQQENQRLQSECYEMENKILRLAPELEPEYPLHVPSNLPFNEAPLIPQLTRPSSGSSLGGSGTGTPQTPHTPHTPHTSQTPGVFIPPTRPAAPLPLPPTSVPNHGYRVGQGVPGDTVDEVGPKWACTKCTFINHPDMNKCEMCDYPRFTIVRDLP
- the LOC113826515 gene encoding mitogen-activated protein kinase kinase kinase 7-interacting protein 3 homolog isoform X11 — encoded protein: MDGARHSADTRNIPHMQLFHHLKQKFPDLKDNDVNESIQKYGLDRERCEEELSQKTHIHHGGYYGPWGRPGSSLSSPSASRVTSPIRTGIPSTPTTPVITSSTAVTPLLPHTNATHHVFGPLQTSGYLLYSYGPGMVAGPGPVYTSPNTTTIATSPVFFQPPVNSPAGYGWHPSVSNGFRGAAGPPSRHLVGGGSGSGPDTPYSSREASKSRSSTPVLPNSAPVVPNSYDPFSAYENHPVLPERRRSAETQFDGRRGLFYNVHNLEQHFERLNDSAHHSPTPPLNNTIDSLSTPITTTTTTITTTTSNCVDPSSSNSSSVSRPPPALVQEQNLRKEKLNAELAKQIEEKGKLQKEVDMMRRELEWRERQRKQNADRNTKMIEDVQQENQRLQSECYEMENKILRLAPELEPEYPLHVPSNLPFNEAPLIPQLTRPSSGSSLGGSGTGTPQTPHTPHTPHTSQTPGVFIPPTRPAAPLPLPPTSVPNHGYRVGQGVPGDTVDEVGPKWACTKCTFINHPDMNKCEMCDYPRFTIGTAPSNHAAHPPNHQGPCYCHRHHTPGAVAGSIGAAAAYSPDRPYSSLPLAADKPSLANILKEKLIGLRDRSDSV
- the LOC113826515 gene encoding TGF-beta-activated kinase 1 and MAP3K7-binding protein 2-like isoform X8, producing MDGARHSADTRNIPHMQLFHHLKQKFPDLKDNDVNESIQKYGLDRERCEEELSQKTHIHHGGYYGPWGRPGSSLSSPSASRVTSPIRTGIPSTPTTPVITSSTAVTPLLPHTNATHHVFGPLQTSGYLLYSYGPGMVAGPGPVYTSPNTTTIATSPVFFQPPVNSPAGYGWHPSVSNGFRGAAGPPSRHLVGGGSGSGPDTPYSSREASKSRSSTPVLPNSAPVVPNSYDPFSAYENHPVLPERRRSAETQFDGRRGLFYNVHNLEQHFERLNDSAHHSPTPPLNNTIDSLSTPITTTTTTITTTTSNCVDPSSSNSSSVSRPPPGPRHVSSIYLTPVLPHGAHHIPGPPSSDGTVSVCGRSYTSVNLQLRQPSTDPQPPIQIRSSGSSLTYSTSSLDHRHGSRSSLQISIGPTGGTISAMRTNLDNKNSQANTAFHIQYSSGANGGSTPTGAAFPTTEDIVGQEGVQGQTRRPQTWYMSDPPPAESRPRKASLPECVGPPVSLHPLHYPPSTDAPLGYSEGEPVWAVPPARPDMAYTQALVQEQNLRKEKLNAELAKQIEEKGKLQKEVDMMRRELEWRERQRKQNADRNTKMIEDVQQENQRLQSECYEMENKILRLAPELEPEYPLHVPSNLPFNEAPLIPQLTRPSSGSSLGGSGTGTPQTPHTPHTPHTSQTPGVFIPPTRPAAPLPLPPTSVPNHGYRVGQGVPGDTVDEVGPKWACTKCTFINHPDMNKCEMCDYPRFTIGELQDIHIQVRHQNFQSPLRDLP
- the LOC113826515 gene encoding TGF-beta-activated kinase 1 and MAP3K7-binding protein 2-like isoform X3, with protein sequence MDGARHSADTRNIPHMQLFHHLKQKFPDLKDNDVNESIQKYGLDRERCEEELSQKTHIHHGGYYGPWGRPGSSLSSPSASRVTSPIRTGIPSTPTTPVITSSTAVTPLLPHTNATHHVFGPLQTSGYLLYSYGPGMVAGPGPVYTSPNTTTIATSPVFFQPPVNSPAGYGWHPSVSNGFRGAAGPPSRHLVGGGSGSGPDTPYSSREASKSRSSTPVLPNSAPVVPNSYDPFSAYENHPVLPERRRSAETQFDGRRGLFYNVHNLEQHFERLNDSAHHSPTPPLNNTIDSLSTPITTTTTTITTTTSNCVDPSSSNSSSVSRPPPGPRHVSSIYLTPVLPHGAHHIPGPPSSDGTVSVCGRSYTSVNLQLRQPSTDPQPPIQIRSSGSSLTYSTSSLDHRHGSRSSLQISIGPTGGTISAMRTNLDNKNSQANTAFHIQYSSGANGGSTPTGAAFPTTEDIVGQEGVQGQTRRPQTWYMSDPPPAESRPRKASLPECVGPPVSLHPLHYPPSTDAPLGYSEGEPVWAVPPARPDMAYTQALVQEQNLRKEKLNAELAKQIEEKGKLQKEVDMMRRELEWRERQRKQNADRNTKMIEDVQQENQRLQSECYEMENKILRLAPELEPEYPLHVPSNLPFNEAPLIPQLTRPSSGSSLGGSGTGTPQTPHTPHTPHTSQTPGVFIPPTRPAAPLPLPPTSVPNHGYRVGQGVPGDTVDEVGPKWACTKCTFINHPDMNKCEMCDYPRFTIGTAPSNHAAHPPNHQGPCYCHRHHTPGELQDIHIQVRHQNFQSPLRDLP